The following coding sequences lie in one Bacteroidota bacterium genomic window:
- the ligA gene encoding NAD-dependent DNA ligase LigA: MSPQEAKSRIEELTAKINHHNYLYYVLDRPEISDYEFDMLLEELIRLEKEFPQFALPDSPSQRVGGTITRNFATVKHRYPMLSLANSYSDGEIMEFHQRIVRLINEPVEYVCELKYDGVAISLRYENGLLVQAVTRGDGVQGDDVTANVKTIRSIPLRLRGNYPGSFEIRGEVYMSHESFRRINEEREAEGLPLLANPRNAASGTLKMQDSAEVARRKLDCWLYYLMGDNLPFETHYQSLQAAKSWGFRISDNMAVCRNMAEINEFISDWKTGRHQLPYDIDGIVIKLNSFRQQQMLGFTAKSPRWAIAYKYKAEEVATRLKGIDYQVGRTGTVTPVANLEPVQLAGTTVKRASLHNADIITQLGLHENDMVVVEKGGEIIPKITSVKTELRIPGSKPVSFVTHCPECGSPLERNPGEAAWFCPNADYCPPQIKGKLEHFIHRRAMNIESLGQGRIELLYERGLVRNPADLYDLKANQLLGLEKNYTGEDGKVRTVSFREKTVENILAAIEKSKEVPFHRVLFALGIRFVGETVATRLATAFGSIDKLAGAGMDELMAVDEIGGKIAESVILWFSKPEHLELVERLRAHGLQLQAAQSEPQQASRTLEGKTIVVSGVFSQFSRDEMHHLIELHGGRNASSISTKTSFVLAGENMGPAKLEKARQLGIPIVNEAEFLQMIGM; encoded by the coding sequence ATGTCACCTCAGGAAGCTAAATCACGCATCGAGGAGCTCACGGCGAAGATCAACCACCACAACTATCTCTACTACGTGCTCGACAGGCCGGAGATATCCGACTACGAGTTCGATATGCTGCTCGAAGAGCTTATCCGGCTCGAAAAAGAGTTTCCGCAGTTTGCCCTGCCCGACTCGCCCAGCCAGCGTGTGGGTGGCACAATCACCAGGAACTTTGCCACAGTTAAACACCGCTATCCCATGCTCTCGCTCGCCAATTCGTACAGCGATGGCGAAATCATGGAGTTCCACCAGCGCATTGTCCGGCTGATCAACGAACCGGTGGAATACGTCTGTGAGCTGAAATACGACGGCGTGGCCATCAGCCTGAGGTACGAAAATGGTTTGCTGGTTCAGGCCGTGACGCGGGGCGACGGGGTGCAGGGCGATGATGTGACCGCCAATGTAAAAACCATCCGAAGCATACCGCTCAGACTCAGAGGCAATTACCCCGGATCGTTCGAGATTCGCGGAGAGGTATATATGTCGCACGAGAGCTTCCGACGAATCAACGAAGAGCGGGAAGCCGAAGGTCTGCCCTTGCTTGCCAACCCGCGCAATGCGGCATCGGGCACCCTCAAAATGCAGGACTCGGCCGAAGTGGCCCGCCGCAAACTCGACTGCTGGCTCTACTACCTGATGGGCGACAATCTTCCTTTTGAGACACATTACCAAAGCCTGCAGGCAGCCAAAAGCTGGGGCTTCCGGATTTCGGACAACATGGCCGTTTGCCGCAACATGGCCGAAATCAACGAGTTTATCAGCGACTGGAAAACCGGAAGGCACCAGCTCCCCTACGACATTGATGGCATTGTCATCAAATTGAATAGTTTCAGGCAGCAGCAGATGCTCGGTTTTACAGCCAAATCGCCCCGCTGGGCCATAGCCTACAAATACAAGGCAGAGGAAGTGGCCACCAGGCTGAAAGGCATTGATTATCAGGTGGGGCGCACCGGCACCGTGACGCCTGTGGCCAACCTGGAACCTGTGCAGCTGGCAGGAACTACCGTCAAACGGGCCAGCCTCCATAATGCCGACATCATCACCCAGCTCGGATTGCACGAAAACGATATGGTGGTGGTGGAAAAAGGAGGTGAAATCATCCCAAAAATTACTTCGGTTAAAACCGAGCTGCGCATCCCCGGAAGCAAACCCGTGAGTTTCGTTACCCATTGTCCCGAATGTGGCAGTCCCCTGGAACGCAATCCGGGCGAGGCGGCATGGTTTTGCCCGAATGCCGACTACTGCCCTCCCCAGATCAAAGGCAAGCTGGAACACTTTATCCATCGCCGCGCCATGAACATCGAAAGCCTCGGACAAGGACGCATCGAACTTCTGTACGAGCGCGGGCTGGTGCGCAATCCGGCCGACCTCTACGACCTGAAAGCCAATCAATTGCTTGGCCTCGAAAAAAATTATACCGGCGAGGATGGCAAGGTGCGCACCGTGAGTTTCAGGGAGAAAACCGTAGAAAACATCCTTGCGGCCATCGAAAAATCGAAGGAGGTTCCATTCCACAGGGTACTTTTTGCGCTGGGAATCAGGTTTGTGGGCGAAACTGTGGCCACCCGGCTTGCCACTGCTTTTGGCAGCATCGACAAGCTGGCCGGTGCCGGCATGGATGAACTGATGGCAGTGGACGAAATTGGCGGAAAGATTGCCGAATCGGTCATCCTCTGGTTTTCGAAGCCCGAACATCTGGAGCTGGTTGAGCGTTTGCGAGCCCACGGACTTCAGCTTCAGGCTGCGCAAAGTGAGCCTCAGCAGGCCAGCCGCACCCTCGAGGGCAAAACCATTGTGGTAAGCGGGGTATTCAGCCAGTTTAGCCGCGACGAAATGCACCACCTGATTGAGTTGCACGGTGGTCGCAATGCATCGTCTATTTCAACCAAGACAAGTTTTGTGCTGGCCGGCGAAAACATGGGGCCGGCAAAGCTCGAAAAGGCCCGGCAACTTGGCATCCCCATCGTAAACGAAGCCGAGTTTCTGCAAATGATCGGCATGTAG
- a CDS encoding arginine deiminase — protein MKKERIKTSVNSEIGELECVITHTPGAEVENMTPENAERALYSDILNLSVALPEYTEFNEVLKRFATVFEVKDLLADILENSKVRSSLISKICKSEDVDNLCAALEPLSPGELARQLIEGVEMEKDTLTKFLDNERFSLHPLPNFFFTRDAAFALNDKVMISKMASKVRERESLIMEAIFDFHPMFETQTVNPVRVYDKSGKATIEGGDVLVAREDVFLSGISNRTTSQGIDAVIEHLKQRPGVKHLLLQELPKKPESFIHLDMVFTFLDKDKCMIFEPLVLRSSRHITIHVEVDGNKVTHIREEENLLSALSKLGFDLQPVVCGGVNDLYTMEREQWQSGANFFALAPGKVIGYGRNVHTMEQLNRNGFEIIRAKDVLNGKVDPNSYERFVITIEGDELSRGGGGARCMTMPIRRKPLDW, from the coding sequence ATGAAAAAAGAGCGCATCAAAACATCTGTTAACAGCGAGATTGGCGAGCTGGAATGTGTGATTACCCACACCCCCGGTGCCGAGGTGGAGAATATGACTCCTGAGAATGCCGAACGTGCACTCTACAGCGATATCCTCAACCTGAGTGTGGCCCTGCCAGAATACACCGAATTTAACGAGGTGCTCAAAAGGTTTGCCACCGTTTTTGAGGTGAAAGACCTTCTGGCTGATATACTCGAAAACAGCAAGGTACGCAGCAGCCTGATTTCGAAGATCTGCAAAAGCGAAGACGTGGACAACCTGTGTGCTGCCCTGGAGCCGCTCAGTCCGGGAGAGCTGGCCCGGCAACTGATCGAAGGTGTGGAGATGGAGAAGGACACTTTGACCAAGTTTCTGGATAACGAACGCTTTTCGCTTCATCCGCTGCCGAATTTCTTTTTCACACGCGATGCTGCCTTTGCGCTCAACGACAAGGTGATGATCAGCAAGATGGCCAGCAAGGTGCGTGAGCGCGAGTCGCTTATCATGGAAGCCATTTTCGATTTTCACCCCATGTTCGAGACACAGACCGTCAATCCGGTGAGGGTGTACGACAAAAGCGGGAAAGCTACCATTGAAGGAGGCGACGTGCTTGTGGCCCGCGAAGATGTTTTTCTGAGCGGCATCAGCAACCGCACCACCAGCCAGGGCATTGATGCGGTGATCGAACACCTGAAACAGCGGCCTGGCGTGAAACACCTTCTGCTTCAGGAGCTTCCGAAAAAGCCGGAATCGTTTATCCACCTCGACATGGTGTTCACTTTTCTCGATAAAGACAAATGCATGATATTTGAACCCCTGGTACTGCGTTCGAGTCGCCACATCACCATACATGTGGAAGTGGATGGCAACAAAGTGACCCATATCAGGGAAGAAGAAAACCTGCTGAGTGCACTGAGCAAGCTGGGCTTCGACCTTCAACCGGTGGTATGCGGAGGCGTAAACGACCTCTACACCATGGAACGGGAGCAATGGCAAAGCGGAGCCAACTTTTTTGCACTGGCTCCGGGCAAGGTAATCGGCTACGGCCGGAATGTGCATACCATGGAACAACTCAACCGCAACGGTTTCGAGATCATCCGGGCAAAAGATGTGCTCAACGGAAAGGTTGACCCCAATAGCTACGAGCGTTTTGTGATCACCATCGAAGGCGACGAACTTTCGCGCGGCGGGGGCGGCGCCCGTTGCATGACCATGCCCATTCGCCGCAAACCTTTGGATTGGTAA
- a CDS encoding prolyl-tRNA synthetase associated domain-containing protein — translation MTHHTSTEKHKQVFDALQALKIPFEVHYHPPTPTIEDVLRFWDLSQTMHCKNLFFRNHKGNRHYLVIFHCLMNLNIRDLELRLRQGKLTFASPERMQKYLGLSPGSVSPFGLLNDATRHVYVFIDKNLLQYERLSFHPNDNTASLSIATTDFVRFLEHCGNGFEFLELYEGPPPAA, via the coding sequence ATGACGCACCACACATCCACAGAAAAACACAAGCAGGTATTTGATGCCCTGCAGGCTTTGAAGATACCTTTTGAGGTGCATTATCACCCGCCCACACCTACCATAGAGGATGTGCTCCGGTTTTGGGACCTCAGCCAGACCATGCACTGCAAAAATCTCTTTTTTCGGAATCACAAGGGCAACAGGCATTATCTGGTGATTTTCCACTGCCTGATGAACCTCAACATACGGGATCTGGAACTCCGCCTGCGGCAGGGCAAGCTCACCTTTGCCTCGCCCGAACGCATGCAGAAATATCTCGGACTCAGTCCGGGCAGTGTTTCCCCATTCGGCCTGCTCAACGATGCTACCCGGCATGTGTATGTGTTCATCGACAAAAACCTGCTTCAGTACGAACGCCTGAGCTTTCATCCGAACGACAACACCGCAAGCCTGAGCATCGCCACCACCGACTTCGTGCGGTTTCTGGAGCATTGCGGCAATGGGTTTGAATTCCTGGAACTTTACGAAGGCCCTCCGCCCGCAGCCTAA
- a CDS encoding PD40 domain-containing protein has protein sequence MNRYFIAMALLPAFVVASCGHRHDHSHSHGKTDRPVKTETHYEGETHLANIRQLTFGGDNAEAYFSFDDQMIVFQSNNPAWGLECDQIFYVRLDEANMKEQRPQMISTGMGRTTCSYFMPGDTTILFASTHLGGESCPHVPPRREDGKYVWPIYDDYDIFVADLKGNIIKQLTNQKGYDAEATVSPKGDKIVFTSDRSGDLELYVMDIDGSNVKQITNELGYDGGAFFSPDGSKIVFRASRPKTPEEIAEYKQLLSEGLVKPTEMEIFVCDADGSNLRQVTNLGKANWAPYFHPSGEKILFSSNHHAERGWQFNIFMINLDGTGLKQVTFDDTFDSFPMFSFDGKKLIFSSNRNNNGTRDTNLYIADWVD, from the coding sequence ATGAATCGTTATTTTATTGCGATGGCCTTGTTGCCCGCTTTCGTTGTCGCATCCTGCGGTCACCGCCACGACCACAGCCACAGCCACGGTAAGACCGACAGACCCGTGAAAACCGAAACTCATTACGAAGGAGAAACACACCTGGCCAATATCCGTCAGCTCACCTTTGGTGGCGACAATGCGGAAGCCTATTTCAGTTTCGACGATCAGATGATTGTATTTCAGTCGAATAACCCTGCCTGGGGACTCGAATGCGACCAGATTTTTTATGTGCGCCTGGACGAGGCCAACATGAAGGAGCAACGTCCGCAGATGATCAGTACAGGCATGGGACGCACCACCTGCTCCTACTTCATGCCCGGCGATACGACCATCCTGTTTGCTTCGACCCACCTGGGAGGCGAAAGTTGCCCCCATGTGCCACCGCGTCGTGAAGACGGGAAGTATGTATGGCCCATTTACGACGATTACGACATCTTTGTGGCTGACCTTAAGGGAAACATTATTAAGCAGTTGACAAACCAGAAAGGCTACGATGCCGAGGCTACCGTGTCGCCAAAGGGCGATAAAATCGTTTTCACCAGCGACCGCAGCGGCGACCTCGAGCTTTATGTGATGGATATTGATGGCAGCAACGTAAAGCAGATTACCAACGAACTGGGCTACGACGGAGGCGCATTCTTCTCGCCCGACGGCTCGAAAATTGTGTTCAGGGCCTCACGCCCGAAAACCCCTGAAGAAATTGCCGAATACAAGCAACTGCTGAGCGAAGGGCTGGTAAAACCCACCGAAATGGAAATCTTTGTGTGCGATGCCGATGGCTCTAACCTGCGCCAGGTGACCAATCTGGGCAAGGCCAACTGGGCTCCCTATTTCCATCCTTCGGGAGAAAAAATTCTGTTTAGCTCAAACCACCATGCGGAGCGCGGCTGGCAGTTCAACATCTTCATGATCAATCTCGACGGCACTGGCTTAAAGCAGGTTACCTTCGACGACACTTTCGATTCGTTCCCCATGTTTTCGTTCGATGGCAAAAAGCTCATCTTTTCGAGCAACCGCAACAACAACGGCACTCGCGACACCAACCTGTACATCGCCGACTGGGTGGACTAA
- the uvrA gene encoding excinuclease ABC subunit UvrA, producing the protein MLPPTAATSITIVNARVNNLRNLSVSIPKNKLTVITGLSGSGKSSLAFDTLYAEGQRRYVESLSAYARQFLGRMSKPDVDYIHGLSPAIAIEQKVNSRNPRSTVGTSTEIYEYLKLLFARIGKTFSPVSGTQVKRHQVKDVVEFISSLPEGTQLFVLAPLQQVNGRSTAEQLSVLLQQGFSRVMRQGEMLRIEDELEAGTKHRIEDYQIVIDRLTVDSSSDDLAARAADSVQTAFYEGRRTCIIRYREADSWAEAVFSDRFEADGMTFQEPSVHMFTFNNPVGACKTCEGFGTVIGIDEDLVVPNKALSVYEGAIACWKGEKMGEWLQQLLNNAHKFDFPVHRPYYKLSAEEKKLLWTGNRYFEGLDAFFRHLEEQSYKIQYRVMLSRYRGKTVCPTCNGTRLRADANYVKVAGKSLPELVLMPLDQLYDFFQTIELDPTDRNIADRLLKEIISRLRFLLDVGLGYLTLNRLSNSLSGGESQRINLATSLGSSLVGSTYILDEPSIGLHPRDTHRLIGVLKRLRDIGNTVIVVEHDEDIIKAADHVIDIGPLAGRLGGELVAEGNYAQILNNDNSLTGKYLSGKLQISLPSVRRRWNNYIEVVGASENNLKNIDVKFPLNVMTVVTGVSGSGKSSLVRGILYPALRKLTGGQAERTGSFGELRGELDRIEAVEMIDQNPIGRSSRSNPATYVKAFDEIRQLLAETKTARMRNYKPGFFSFNVPGGRCDACEGEGTVKIEMQFMADVFLQCEVCHGKRFKDEVLDIRFHGANISDMLDMTIDEAIDFFASHEKSHAACKRINQKLMPLKNVGLGYLKLGQSSNTLSGGEAQRIKLAFFLTKGEAEKPTLFIFDEPTTGLHFHDIHKLLGALNALVENGHSLVVIEHNPEIIKSADWVIDLGPEGGTEGGSIVFEGTPEALVKCSSSHTAAALKGKL; encoded by the coding sequence ATGCTTCCACCCACTGCTGCCACTTCCATCACCATTGTCAACGCCAGGGTCAACAACCTCAGGAACCTGAGTGTCAGCATCCCCAAAAACAAACTGACGGTAATCACGGGGCTGTCGGGCTCCGGCAAATCTTCGCTTGCCTTCGACACCCTGTATGCCGAGGGTCAAAGGCGATATGTGGAAAGCCTGAGCGCCTATGCCCGACAGTTTCTGGGGCGTATGAGCAAACCCGATGTGGACTATATCCACGGGCTTTCGCCGGCCATTGCCATTGAGCAGAAGGTGAATTCGCGCAATCCGCGATCGACAGTTGGCACCAGCACAGAGATTTATGAATACCTCAAGCTGCTGTTTGCACGTATTGGCAAGACTTTTTCGCCCGTTTCGGGCACGCAGGTGAAGCGGCACCAGGTAAAAGATGTGGTAGAGTTTATAAGCTCGCTGCCCGAAGGCACACAACTGTTTGTGCTGGCACCGCTGCAACAGGTGAATGGCCGCAGCACAGCCGAGCAGCTTTCGGTGCTGCTGCAGCAGGGCTTTTCGCGCGTGATGAGGCAGGGCGAGATGCTGCGCATTGAAGATGAGCTGGAAGCAGGCACAAAACACCGGATTGAAGACTATCAGATTGTTATAGACCGACTTACTGTCGACAGCAGCTCGGACGACCTCGCCGCACGTGCAGCCGATTCGGTACAGACAGCTTTTTACGAAGGGCGCCGGACTTGCATCATTCGCTACCGCGAAGCCGACAGCTGGGCTGAGGCGGTATTTTCCGACCGTTTTGAGGCCGACGGCATGACTTTTCAGGAACCCTCGGTGCACATGTTCACCTTCAACAACCCTGTGGGCGCATGCAAAACCTGCGAAGGATTCGGCACAGTGATCGGCATTGACGAAGACCTGGTGGTACCCAACAAAGCCCTTTCGGTGTACGAAGGGGCCATTGCCTGCTGGAAAGGCGAAAAAATGGGCGAGTGGCTTCAACAACTTCTCAACAATGCCCACAAATTCGATTTTCCGGTTCACCGGCCCTATTATAAGCTTAGTGCAGAAGAAAAGAAGCTGCTCTGGACCGGCAACCGCTATTTCGAAGGCCTGGATGCTTTTTTCAGGCATCTGGAAGAACAAAGCTACAAGATACAATACCGCGTGATGCTCTCGCGCTACCGTGGCAAAACAGTGTGTCCGACCTGCAACGGCACCAGGCTCAGGGCTGATGCCAACTATGTGAAAGTAGCCGGAAAAAGTCTGCCTGAGCTTGTGCTCATGCCATTGGACCAGCTTTATGATTTTTTCCAAACTATCGAACTTGATCCGACGGACAGAAATATAGCCGACCGGCTGCTCAAGGAAATCATCAGCAGGCTGAGGTTTTTGCTCGACGTGGGACTGGGCTACCTGACGCTCAACCGGCTGTCGAACAGCCTGAGCGGAGGCGAATCGCAGCGCATCAACCTGGCTACTTCGCTGGGCAGCAGCCTGGTAGGTTCGACCTATATTCTCGACGAACCCAGCATCGGATTGCACCCGCGCGACACCCACCGGCTGATAGGTGTGTTGAAGCGCCTGCGCGACATCGGCAACACCGTAATTGTGGTGGAGCATGACGAAGACATCATCAAAGCTGCCGACCATGTGATCGACATTGGTCCGCTCGCCGGCAGGCTGGGTGGCGAACTGGTGGCCGAAGGCAATTATGCCCAGATTCTGAATAACGACAATAGCCTGACAGGTAAATATCTAAGCGGAAAACTCCAAATCAGCCTGCCTTCGGTAAGACGCAGGTGGAACAACTACATCGAGGTGGTGGGTGCAAGCGAAAACAATCTGAAAAACATCGATGTGAAGTTTCCGCTGAATGTGATGACGGTGGTTACAGGTGTGAGCGGTTCGGGAAAATCCTCCCTGGTCAGGGGCATCCTCTACCCTGCCCTGCGCAAGCTGACCGGCGGGCAGGCCGAGCGCACAGGCTCTTTTGGAGAGCTGAGGGGCGAACTCGACCGCATTGAAGCAGTTGAAATGATCGACCAAAACCCCATTGGACGCTCATCGCGTTCAAATCCAGCTACTTATGTCAAGGCTTTTGATGAGATCCGTCAGCTGCTGGCCGAAACCAAAACTGCCAGGATGCGCAACTACAAACCGGGGTTCTTTTCGTTCAACGTGCCGGGCGGGCGCTGCGATGCCTGTGAAGGCGAGGGCACAGTGAAGATTGAGATGCAGTTCATGGCGGATGTTTTTCTTCAATGCGAGGTGTGCCACGGCAAACGTTTCAAGGATGAAGTGCTGGATATCAGGTTTCATGGCGCCAACATTTCCGACATGCTCGACATGACCATCGACGAAGCCATCGACTTTTTTGCATCCCATGAAAAATCGCACGCAGCCTGCAAACGCATCAACCAGAAACTCATGCCGCTAAAGAATGTCGGACTTGGCTACCTCAAGCTCGGGCAATCGTCGAACACCCTCAGCGGGGGCGAGGCACAACGCATCAAGCTGGCATTCTTTCTCACCAAAGGAGAAGCAGAAAAACCCACCCTGTTTATCTTCGACGAACCCACCACCGGGCTGCACTTCCACGACATCCACAAGCTGCTCGGAGCACTCAATGCCTTGGTAGAAAACGGCCACAGCCTGGTGGTGATCGAACACAATCCCGAAATCATCAAAAGCGCCGACTGGGTGATCGACCTTGGACCTGAAGGCGGCACCGAGGGCGGCAGTATCGTTTTCGAGGGCACTCCGGAAGCGCTGGTCAAATGCAGCAGTTCGCACACAGCAGCTGCCCTGAAGGGCAAACTCTGA
- a CDS encoding sigma-70 family RNA polymerase sigma factor, with translation MNAIERSDKELVESYLSGNQASFEILLNRHQARVFSYILMLVRDRQLADDIFQDTFIKVIRTLHSGTYNEEGKFIQWVMRIAHNLIIDHFRKAKRLPTVDGGGEESRLIDRLGHKDPSVEEKIINEQIHEHVRKMIDFLPEEQREVLYLRMYADMSFKEIAELTNVSINTALGRMRYALLNLRKMAREKNLTLSY, from the coding sequence ATGAATGCTATCGAACGTAGCGACAAGGAGCTGGTGGAAAGTTATCTGAGTGGTAATCAAGCCAGTTTCGAGATTTTGCTCAACCGCCACCAGGCACGGGTGTTTTCGTATATCCTGATGCTGGTGCGTGACCGCCAGCTTGCTGATGATATTTTCCAGGATACCTTCATCAAAGTGATCCGCACCCTGCACAGCGGCACCTACAACGAAGAGGGCAAGTTTATCCAGTGGGTGATGCGCATTGCCCACAACCTGATTATCGATCATTTTCGTAAAGCCAAACGCCTTCCAACTGTGGATGGCGGCGGGGAAGAATCTAGGCTGATCGACCGCCTGGGACACAAAGACCCATCAGTGGAAGAAAAGATCATCAACGAGCAGATTCACGAGCACGTGCGCAAGATGATCGACTTTCTGCCAGAGGAACAGCGCGAGGTGCTTTACCTGCGCATGTATGCCGACATGAGTTTCAAAGAGATTGCCGAACTGACCAATGTCAGCATCAATACGGCCCTCGGGCGCATGCGCTATGCCTTGCTCAACCTGCGCAAAATGGCCCGCGAAAAAAACCTTACCCTGAGCTATTGA
- the nth gene encoding endonuclease III, translated as MKTKERYALFVQHFSEHMPVAETELVYDSPYQLLVAVILSAQCTDKRVNMLTPAFFRRFPDAASLADATEAEVFELIRSCSYPNNKTRNLIGMARTLMHEFGGVVPASVEQLMKLPGVGRKTANVIASVVFDQPAMAVDTHVFRVAERIGLTTKARNPLDSERQLVRHLPEEVIPKAHHWLILHGRYVCRARNPLCHQCHITHFCRWFEKQQKA; from the coding sequence TTGAAGACGAAAGAACGCTACGCGCTTTTCGTTCAGCACTTTTCCGAGCACATGCCGGTGGCCGAAACTGAGCTGGTGTACGATTCGCCATATCAGTTGCTGGTTGCGGTGATCCTTTCGGCACAATGCACCGACAAGCGGGTCAACATGCTTACGCCTGCCTTTTTCAGGCGTTTTCCCGATGCCGCATCGCTGGCCGACGCCACGGAAGCCGAAGTGTTTGAGCTTATCAGAAGTTGTTCCTATCCCAACAACAAAACCCGCAACCTGATTGGCATGGCCCGCACCCTGATGCACGAATTCGGGGGCGTGGTGCCCGCATCGGTCGAGCAACTGATGAAGCTCCCAGGCGTGGGCCGCAAAACAGCCAATGTAATCGCCTCCGTGGTATTCGACCAACCAGCCATGGCTGTGGATACGCATGTTTTTCGTGTGGCCGAGCGGATTGGCCTGACCACCAAAGCCAGAAACCCGCTCGACTCGGAGCGGCAGCTCGTGCGACATCTTCCGGAAGAAGTCATCCCAAAGGCCCACCACTGGCTCATTCTGCATGGCAGGTATGTGTGCAGGGCGCGCAACCCGCTGTGCCACCAATGCCATATCACTCACTTCTGCCGCTGGTTCGAAAAGCAGCAAAAGGCCTAA
- the bcp gene encoding thioredoxin-dependent thiol peroxidase gives MLTFVSPKKLSTMLKKGDVAPHFQGKDQHGNEVSLAQFRGKKLVIYFYPKDDTPGCTKEACNLRDNYNELLSKGFAVVGVSPDNEESHKKFASKYNLPFPLIADPELGIIKAYGAWGKKSMYGKEYEGLLRTTFVVDENGVVEQVIQKVKTDDHANQIFKLYQ, from the coding sequence ATGCTTACTTTTGTTTCACCCAAAAAACTGTCAACAATGTTGAAGAAAGGCGATGTGGCTCCGCATTTTCAGGGCAAAGATCAGCACGGAAACGAAGTGTCTCTTGCACAGTTCAGGGGCAAAAAACTGGTGATCTATTTTTACCCGAAAGACGACACTCCTGGTTGCACCAAAGAGGCATGCAACCTCAGGGACAACTACAACGAACTGTTGTCCAAAGGCTTCGCTGTTGTTGGGGTAAGCCCCGACAATGAGGAGTCGCACAAAAAATTTGCATCCAAATACAATCTTCCTTTTCCGCTTATTGCAGACCCTGAACTTGGGATCATCAAGGCCTACGGAGCCTGGGGGAAAAAGTCCATGTATGGCAAGGAATACGAGGGACTGTTGCGCACTACCTTTGTGGTTGACGAAAACGGTGTGGTGGAGCAGGTGATCCAGAAGGTGAAGACCGATGACCACGCCAACCAGATTTTCAAATTATACCAATAA
- the recA gene encoding recombinase RecA encodes MTSDKAKENLDKIRLEKLKALESTLGTIEKNFGKGTIMKLGDQAVEKLDAIPTGSIGLDAALGVGGLPKGRIIEIYGPESSGKTTLALHVIAESQKRGGIAAFIDAEHAFDRFYAQKLGIDIDNLLVSQPDYGEQALEIAENLIRSGAIDVIVIDSVAALTPKAEIEGEMGDSKVGLQARLMSQALRKLTATVNKTGAVCIFINQLREKIGVMFGNPETTTGGNALKFYSSVRLDIRKLSQIKDGENMTGNRVKVKVVKNKVAPPFKKAEFDILFGEGISRLGEIIDLGVEFNIIKKSGSWFSYGETRLGQGRDAVKNTLRDNPDLAEQLEEQIKTALAQANL; translated from the coding sequence ATGACCTCAGACAAAGCCAAGGAAAACCTCGACAAAATCAGGCTCGAAAAACTAAAAGCCCTGGAATCCACCCTGGGCACCATAGAAAAGAACTTCGGCAAAGGCACCATTATGAAGCTGGGCGACCAGGCCGTGGAAAAACTCGATGCCATTCCCACCGGAAGCATCGGGCTGGACGCAGCCCTGGGCGTGGGCGGCCTTCCGAAGGGACGTATCATCGAGATCTATGGGCCGGAAAGCTCCGGTAAAACAACCCTGGCGCTGCACGTAATTGCAGAGTCACAGAAAAGAGGCGGCATTGCGGCATTCATTGATGCCGAGCACGCTTTCGACCGGTTTTATGCGCAAAAACTTGGCATCGACATCGACAACCTGCTGGTTTCGCAGCCCGACTATGGCGAGCAAGCCTTGGAGATTGCCGAAAACCTGATCCGCTCTGGCGCCATTGATGTGATTGTCATCGACTCGGTGGCTGCCCTCACACCCAAAGCCGAAATCGAAGGCGAGATGGGCGATTCGAAAGTGGGTCTGCAGGCCAGGCTGATGTCGCAGGCACTGCGCAAACTGACCGCCACCGTCAACAAAACCGGAGCGGTATGCATCTTTATCAACCAGCTACGCGAAAAGATCGGGGTGATGTTTGGCAACCCGGAAACCACCACAGGTGGCAATGCCCTGAAGTTCTACAGCTCTGTAAGGCTCGACATCCGCAAGCTCAGCCAGATCAAAGATGGCGAAAACATGACCGGTAACCGGGTAAAGGTGAAAGTGGTCAAAAACAAGGTGGCCCCGCCTTTCAAAAAAGCTGAATTCGACATCCTGTTTGGCGAGGGCATCTCCCGGCTTGGCGAAATCATTGACCTTGGTGTGGAATTCAACATCATCAAAAAGAGTGGCAGCTGGTTCAGCTATGGCGAAACCAGGCTCGGACAGGGACGCGACGCCGTGAAAAACACCCTGCGCGACAACCCTGACCTGGCTGAACAGCTTGAAGAACAGATCAAAACTGCACTTGCACAGGCAAATCTATGA